From the genome of Streptomyces sp. NBC_01408:
GCGCCACCCGAGCGGGACGTGAAGCGGAACGGTCACGAGGGCAGGACCGCCGGGGAGACGGCGGACCGCACCAGCAGGCGCGGGCTTCCCGAGCCCGTCGCGGGCAGTGACCACAGGTCGCCGCCGAAATCGCCCGGGAGCGAGTACAGCAGCGTCCCGTCGTCGTACCAGAGGGCCTGGTCGTCGACGCTCCGCTGCTCCGCCAGCCCGGTTTCCGCGCCGGTGGCGAGATCCAGGACGTACAGGCGCCAGGGGGCGTCGTCGGGCAGGCCGGCCACCCTCTTCTTGAACGCGATCCGGTCACCGTCGGGGGAGAGCGAGGGGCATTCCACGTTGTCGCGCAGCACGCGCAGTTCACGGGCCCCCAGGTCGCCCTCGACCAGGTGCGTCCGGCCTCCCGTGGCGAGGGTCGCGTAAAAGCGGTTGTCGTCGGCGGCGAAGGTCACCCCCCAGAAGTTGTGGTCGGCCGCCTGACGGCGCCGGCCCCCGTCGAGCACCGCGAAGTCCTCAAGGCTCGGGACGAGTACGCCCGACCGGGTGTCGTAGAGGGCGGTACGGGTGGAGAAGCTGCCGCCCGCGTACGAGTCCCCGCTGACGAACACCGTCCAGGCGAGCAGCCGGCCGCTGGGGGAGACCCGCGCGCGCGTGGGCGTACCCGGGACCTCGAAGGAACGGACCGGCCGGAGCGCGGAGTCGAGGACCAGCGCCTCGTAGCGCGGCACGACCCCGCCCGCGCGGCGCAGGCACACGCCCGTGCCCGCGGCCGCGTGGAAGCGCAGGCAGCCCTGGGGCGCGGTGGTACGCGCGT
Proteins encoded in this window:
- a CDS encoding TolB-like translocation protein; this encodes MTHTLRKVLLLVLFSALLAATAVVSVVRAADRAGDREEARPGGPRASSGAVGLEQPGRLLFRNLAWGPDRDMIASVPLTAPADARTTAPQGCLRFHAAAGTGVCLRRAGGVVPRYEALVLDSALRPVRSFEVPGTPTRARVSPSGRLLAWTVFVSGDSYAGGSFSTRTALYDTRSGVLVPSLEDFAVLDGGRRRQAADHNFWGVTFAADDNRFYATLATGGRTHLVEGDLGARELRVLRDNVECPSLSPDGDRIAFKKRVAGLPDDAPWRLYVLDLATGAETGLAEQRSVDDQALWYDDGTLLYSLPGDFGGDLWSLPATGSGSPRLLVRSAVSPAVLPS